The Devosia sp. A16 genome includes a window with the following:
- a CDS encoding ABC transporter substrate-binding protein has translation MKLLPLFSSALVLALGSTAYAETTLTIATVNNGDMVRMQGLTDDFTAKNPDIKLQWVTLEENILRERVTTDIATKGGQFDVMTIGTYEVPIWAKNSWLLPLENLGDAYDVNDLLPAIRGGLSADGKLYAAPFYGESSFIMYRKDLMEKAGLTMPDAPTWDFVADAARKMTDRAADINGICLRGKAGWGENMAFLTAMSNSFGARWFDEAWKPQFDQPEWKSTLQFYVDLMKDAGPVGASSNGFNENLTLFQQGKCGMWIDATVAASFVTNAKESTVADKVGFALAPDKGLGKRGNWLWAWSLAIPAGSQKAEAAEKFISWATSKDYLALVAGKEGWANVPPGTRTSLYSNPEYQAAAPFAKMTLDSINAADPTHPTVKPVPYTGVQFVAIPEFAGMATTVGQLFSAALAGSTSVDDALAQAQQTVDREMKSAGYY, from the coding sequence ATGAAACTGCTTCCGCTTTTCTCGAGCGCGCTGGTGCTTGCGCTCGGCTCGACGGCTTATGCCGAGACCACTCTCACCATCGCCACGGTGAACAATGGCGACATGGTCCGCATGCAGGGGCTGACCGACGACTTCACCGCCAAGAACCCGGACATCAAGCTGCAGTGGGTGACGCTCGAGGAAAACATCCTGCGCGAGCGCGTCACCACCGACATCGCCACCAAAGGCGGGCAGTTCGACGTGATGACCATCGGCACCTACGAAGTGCCGATCTGGGCCAAGAACAGCTGGCTGCTGCCGCTCGAAAATCTCGGCGACGCCTATGACGTGAACGACCTACTGCCCGCCATCCGCGGCGGCCTCAGCGCCGACGGCAAGCTCTACGCCGCGCCGTTCTATGGCGAGTCGAGTTTCATCATGTACCGCAAGGACCTGATGGAGAAGGCCGGCCTGACCATGCCGGACGCGCCGACCTGGGACTTCGTCGCCGACGCTGCCCGCAAGATGACCGACCGCGCCGCCGACATCAACGGCATCTGCCTGCGCGGCAAGGCCGGCTGGGGCGAGAACATGGCGTTCCTGACCGCGATGTCGAACTCGTTCGGCGCCCGCTGGTTCGACGAGGCCTGGAAGCCGCAGTTCGACCAGCCGGAATGGAAGTCGACGCTGCAGTTCTATGTCGACCTGATGAAGGATGCCGGCCCGGTCGGCGCTTCCTCGAACGGCTTCAACGAGAACCTGACGCTGTTCCAGCAGGGCAAGTGCGGCATGTGGATCGACGCCACCGTCGCCGCGTCGTTCGTCACCAACGCCAAGGAATCGACGGTGGCCGACAAGGTCGGCTTCGCCCTCGCTCCCGACAAGGGGCTGGGCAAGCGCGGCAACTGGCTCTGGGCCTGGTCGCTGGCCATCCCGGCCGGTTCGCAGAAGGCCGAAGCCGCCGAGAAGTTCATCTCCTGGGCGACCAGCAAGGATTACCTGGCGCTCGTTGCCGGCAAGGAAGGCTGGGCGAACGTGCCGCCGGGCACCCGCACCTCGCTCTACAGCAACCCCGAATACCAGGCGGCGGCGCCCTTCGCCAAGATGACGCTCGACTCGATCAACGCCGCCGATCCGACCCATCCGACGGTGAAGCCCGTGCCCTATACCGGCGTGCAGTTCGTCGCCATTCCCGAGTTCGCCGGCATGGCGACGACGGTCGGCCAGCTGTTCTCGGCGGCGCTTGCCGGCTCGACCAGCGTCGATGACGCACTGGCCCAGGCACAGCAGACGGTCGACCGCGAGATGAAGTCGGCCGGGTATTACTGA
- a CDS encoding sugar-binding transcriptional regulator, with product MARQDTAVNRLDDAARAGWLYYVAGNNQEQIAKKLGVSRQTAQRLVSLSVSEGLVRVRLEHPIGRCMDLAGQLQQRYALDFAEVVPTDPDAPGAIHGVAIAAATQIERWLKSDKPTVVAIGTGRTLKAAIEQLSPMEAPQHKIVSLTGSIAPDGSAAFYNVIFNIAETVKARSFPMPLPVIASSAAERDMLLSQPMIRETHALAQQADVTFVGIGDLGPEAPLVQDGFISAAELKLLQKAGAVGEIVGWAFDAQGRFIDGLTNDRVASAPLPSRESSTVVATAVGDKKVPGIRAALTRRLVNGLITDEATAEAILAAG from the coding sequence ATGGCTCGTCAGGACACAGCAGTTAACCGTCTCGACGATGCGGCCAGGGCCGGATGGCTCTACTACGTCGCGGGCAACAACCAGGAGCAGATCGCCAAAAAGCTCGGCGTGTCGCGCCAGACGGCGCAGCGACTGGTGTCGTTGTCGGTGAGCGAGGGGCTGGTGCGGGTGCGGCTGGAGCATCCGATCGGGCGCTGCATGGATCTGGCCGGGCAGTTGCAGCAGCGCTATGCGCTGGATTTCGCCGAGGTGGTGCCAACCGACCCCGATGCGCCGGGCGCAATCCACGGGGTAGCGATCGCCGCCGCCACGCAGATCGAGCGTTGGCTCAAAAGCGACAAGCCGACGGTGGTGGCCATCGGCACCGGCCGAACCCTCAAGGCCGCAATCGAGCAACTGTCGCCGATGGAAGCGCCGCAGCACAAGATCGTGTCGCTCACCGGCTCGATCGCGCCGGACGGCTCGGCCGCCTTCTACAACGTGATCTTCAACATCGCCGAAACGGTGAAGGCCCGCAGCTTCCCCATGCCCTTGCCGGTCATTGCCTCGTCGGCGGCCGAGCGCGACATGCTGCTGAGCCAGCCGATGATCCGCGAAACCCACGCCCTGGCGCAGCAGGCCGACGTCACCTTCGTCGGCATCGGCGACCTCGGCCCGGAGGCGCCGCTGGTCCAGGACGGCTTCATTTCGGCGGCCGAACTGAAGCTGCTGCAGAAAGCCGGGGCGGTGGGCGAGATCGTCGGCTGGGCGTTCGATGCGCAGGGCAGGTTCATCGACGGGCTGACCAATGACCGCGTGGCGTCGGCGCCGCTCCCGTCACGCGAGAGCTCGACGGTGGTGGCGACTGCCGTCGGCGACAAGAAAGTGCCCGGCATCCGGGCGGCGCTGACGCGGCGGCTCGTGAATGGGTTGATCACCGACGAAGCGACGGCAGAGGCGATTCTGGCGGCGGGTTAG
- a CDS encoding sensor histidine kinase, translating to MLSPDVVIAVAIGYVGLLFLIAYVSDRQARNDKAAFLRSPFIYTLAISVYCTSWTFYGAVGSAARSGLEYLAIYLGPTLVFIGWWFVLRRLVRISHNQRITSIADLLSSRFGKSSRLAVLITIIAVIGIAPYIALQLKAVTSSLQAIAGVGEFPGRTLRGIDEVGLALAVAAGMALFTILFGTRNVDAKEQHHGVVAAIAFEAIVKLAALLAIGIFVIYAGGGLEAIFSRAEAAGIDIYSTGNFNDRWVAMNVLSAAAILCLPRQFQITVVENSNENHLRTAGWAFPAYLLLMSLFTLPIALFGLTSMPAGANPDMFVLTLPLSAGQEGLALFSFIGGFSSATSMIIVESIALSIMVSNHIVMPIVLRVTQGHGVDSTRGVSRLLLNSRRFSIALILLLGFLYFYLTRDSDALAPIGLISFCGVAQFLPAIIAALFWREASLKAATAAVAVGFVVWAWSSFMPSFESSSPLVAGIMAEGPWGLSWLRPEALFGVEAIDPLVNVVFWSLFLNTATLVVVSLLTSQSALERVQAALFAELFRRSRGGGPAVIRGSATLEDLFFVAQRVLGSARAEALFAGITGTPTPQFIDRLERELAGSIGAASAHVMLSKVVSGDAVSLEEVFEMAGETRQVIEYSQELERTSSELRSTAAKLEEANAQLRAIDSEKDEFLSQVSHEVRTPMTSIRSFSEILLEEQELSADERQRFVRTIHQESLRLTRLLDDILGMSALDRGERGWDNVPIDAERAIDRALEVCSALAQQRGMQLTIGSRAPRAMISGEPDRLCQVLINLISNAIKYNDAAQPMVEIRSRSGRGRYLIEVADNGPGIARTERKLVFEKFARGQAGGIAAPAGAGLGLAISRQLIERMNGKLELLPGAGRGACFRITLPLL from the coding sequence ATGCTGTCGCCGGACGTGGTCATCGCCGTCGCCATCGGCTATGTCGGGCTGTTGTTCCTCATCGCCTATGTGAGCGACCGGCAGGCGCGCAACGACAAGGCGGCGTTCCTGCGCTCGCCCTTCATCTACACCCTCGCCATCTCGGTCTATTGCACCAGCTGGACCTTTTACGGCGCCGTGGGTTCGGCGGCGCGCAGCGGCCTCGAATACCTCGCCATCTATCTGGGGCCGACGCTGGTGTTCATCGGCTGGTGGTTCGTGCTCCGGCGCCTCGTCCGCATCAGCCACAACCAGCGCATCACCTCGATCGCCGACCTGTTGTCGTCGCGCTTCGGCAAGTCGAGCCGGCTGGCGGTGCTGATCACCATCATCGCGGTCATCGGCATCGCACCCTATATCGCGCTGCAGCTCAAGGCGGTCACCTCGTCGCTGCAGGCGATCGCCGGGGTGGGCGAGTTTCCCGGCCGGACGCTGCGCGGCATCGACGAGGTCGGGCTGGCGCTGGCCGTCGCGGCGGGGATGGCGCTGTTCACGATCCTGTTCGGCACACGCAATGTCGATGCCAAGGAGCAGCACCACGGCGTCGTCGCGGCCATCGCCTTCGAAGCCATCGTCAAGCTCGCGGCGCTCCTGGCGATCGGCATCTTCGTCATCTATGCGGGCGGCGGGCTCGAGGCGATCTTCTCGCGCGCCGAGGCCGCCGGGATCGACATCTATTCGACCGGCAACTTCAACGACCGCTGGGTGGCGATGAACGTGCTTTCGGCCGCAGCCATCCTCTGCCTGCCCCGGCAGTTCCAGATCACCGTGGTCGAGAACTCCAACGAGAACCACCTGCGCACCGCGGGCTGGGCCTTCCCGGCCTACCTGCTGCTGATGAGCCTGTTCACCCTGCCGATCGCGCTGTTCGGGCTGACTTCGATGCCGGCGGGCGCCAACCCGGACATGTTCGTGCTCACCCTGCCGCTCTCGGCCGGGCAGGAAGGGCTGGCGCTGTTCAGCTTCATCGGCGGCTTCTCGTCGGCCACCTCGATGATCATCGTCGAGTCGATCGCGCTGTCGATCATGGTGTCCAACCACATCGTCATGCCGATCGTGCTGCGCGTCACCCAGGGGCATGGGGTCGACAGCACCCGCGGGGTCAGCCGGCTGCTGCTCAATTCCCGGCGCTTCTCGATCGCGCTGATCCTCTTGCTGGGATTCCTCTACTTCTACCTGACGCGCGATTCCGATGCGCTGGCGCCGATCGGACTGATCTCGTTCTGCGGCGTGGCGCAGTTCCTTCCCGCCATCATCGCGGCGCTGTTCTGGCGCGAGGCATCGCTGAAGGCCGCAACGGCCGCGGTGGCGGTGGGCTTCGTGGTCTGGGCGTGGTCGAGCTTCATGCCGTCATTCGAGAGCTCCTCGCCGCTGGTCGCCGGGATCATGGCCGAGGGGCCATGGGGCCTCAGCTGGCTCCGCCCGGAGGCGCTGTTCGGGGTCGAGGCGATCGATCCGCTGGTCAACGTGGTGTTCTGGAGCCTGTTCCTCAACACAGCGACACTAGTCGTCGTCTCGCTGCTGACCTCGCAATCAGCCCTCGAACGCGTGCAGGCGGCGCTGTTTGCCGAGCTGTTCCGCCGCTCGCGCGGCGGCGGGCCGGCAGTGATCCGCGGTTCGGCGACGCTCGAGGATCTGTTCTTCGTCGCGCAGCGCGTGCTCGGCTCGGCCCGTGCCGAGGCGCTGTTCGCCGGGATCACGGGTACGCCGACGCCGCAGTTCATCGACCGGCTGGAACGGGAGCTCGCCGGCTCGATCGGCGCGGCATCGGCGCATGTGATGCTCAGCAAGGTGGTGTCGGGCGACGCGGTATCGCTCGAGGAAGTGTTCGAGATGGCCGGCGAGACGCGGCAGGTGATCGAATACTCGCAGGAGCTGGAGCGGACCTCGAGCGAACTACGGTCGACGGCGGCAAAGCTCGAGGAAGCCAACGCGCAGCTCCGCGCCATCGACAGCGAGAAGGACGAGTTCCTCAGCCAGGTCAGCCACGAGGTGCGCACGCCGATGACCTCGATCCGCTCGTTCTCGGAGATCCTGCTCGAGGAACAAGAGCTCAGCGCCGACGAACGGCAGCGCTTCGTCAGGACCATCCACCAGGAAAGCCTGCGGCTGACCCGGCTGCTCGACGACATCCTGGGGATGAGTGCGCTCGATCGCGGCGAGCGGGGCTGGGACAATGTGCCGATCGATGCCGAACGCGCCATCGACCGCGCCCTCGAAGTCTGTTCGGCATTGGCGCAGCAACGCGGCATGCAGCTGACGATCGGCAGCCGCGCACCGCGCGCCATGATCTCGGGCGAACCCGACCGGCTCTGCCAGGTGCTGATCAACCTGATCTCCAACGCCATCAAGTACAACGATGCCGCGCAGCCGATGGTGGAGATCCGCTCCCGCAGCGGGCGCGGGCGCTACCTGATCGAAGTCGCCGATAACGGGCCCGGCATCGCCAGGACGGAGCGCAAGCTGGTGTTCGAGAAGTTCGCCCGCGGCCAGGCAGGCGGCATCGCGGCCCCCGCCGGGGCCGGCCTCGGCCTCGCCATTTCGCGGCAGTTGATCGAGCGGATGAACGGCAAGCTGGAGCTGCTGCCGGGGGCCGGCAGGGGCGCCTGCTTCCGCATCACCCTGCCCCTGCTCTGA